The Panthera tigris isolate Pti1 chromosome E3, P.tigris_Pti1_mat1.1, whole genome shotgun sequence genome segment aggtcatgatctcggtttgtgagttcgagccccacgtcgcgctctgtgctgacagctcagagcctggagcctgcttcagattctgtgtctccctctctctctgcccctcccctgctcatgctctgtgtctctctatcaaaaataaataaaatgtaaaaaaaattaaaaaataaataaaaataaactttatattgctccaaataaatggaaaaccagaATCCTTTACTATAAACAGAaagcactgtaaaaaaaaaaaaaaaaagaaagaaagaaaataggggtgcctggtggctcagtcggttaggtgtctgactcttgatttcagcccatgtcatgattttggctcagaacatgatcttggctcagatcagggtttcgaggttcgtgggttcaagccctgcaccagggtccatgctgacagtgcagagcctgcttgggattctctctctccctctctctctacccctccccccccccaatagagaaagaaagaagacaatagTAGACATCCTTTCATCTCCCACTAAAATTATGTGGATTACCACCAGTGGCACCAGCACCAGGCTTTGGGATACGGTGCCCTGGAGGATAAACCCTGAGCCCTCGGCACAGACTCCGGGCCTGTGATGCTTTGGGACCAGGCAGCAGTCCAACTTTGTCTCCTGCCATGGCTCTCACAcaccctctgctccagccagaCCTAAGTCTTGTGCTCTACCCTCAGAGAGCCCAGCTGTTGCCCCCGCCGCCTCTGCCTCCGCCTCCACTCAGAATGCCGAATCCAAGCGGAAATGTCACATCCCCCTGAGGCTCTCGCTGAGCCCCTTCCAGCTGGAGGAAGTGACTTAGGGTCTTTATTTCCAGATGTTCCAGCTGTGACTTCTCCACCACCCCTTGATGGGACCATCTGAAAGGCCATCCACTGGCTGGATGCACGAGGAAGCAGAGATGCGAATTGATCCCCAGCCGGCAGAGaagagcagggggcgggggctgggagaCTGGAGCACCGGCTCTTCACGCCTCCCCCCTGCcttgtccttcctcctccttttgccTCTGGGTGAGTGCCCTCCCCCCTCAACCCCGGACCCTTCCcttgtctggctcttggttttccCAGCTGTAAAATTATGGTTTGTGAATGAGATCGTTTCCGAAGTTCCTTTCAGCTCTGACATTTGTTCAGGGTTGATGAAATCTAAGGGTCTGTCTGAGTTGGGGAAGTGGAGGGCTCGGTGCTGGGGGTGAGGGCTCAATGTAAACAGGGTCTGGGCAGCTAGGGGACACCAGAAATAGGGAAGGAGGGTAAGGAGTGGGCTCACCAATGGCTGTTTGAAAGGCAGCTGGTGGAATACATAGACCCAAATGACCTAGGGGCCATGCTAACTTGAGAAAGAAGCAAccgagtctcagtttcttcacctgtaaaatgggcacaccAGTACACACCTCAGAGCATTGTCCTAAGAATTCTATGAGGCGCCTGGAGGCACATGAAGGTGCCTGAGAACCGTCACACCCTGCACACAAGTGAGGGGCTTTTATGGGCTTGTCAATTTCCCGCTGGGCCAGTTTCCCTGTTTCctaccacctccccccaccccgccccaggccATGTGCCCAGAATTGTGTGCTGAAGAAGAGTGTGGCTATTTGGGTTGGAATCTCGGCTCTATTCTTTGTtctctgtgtggccttgagcaagtggCCTCACTTCACTAAACCAGAAGTTTCCTCATGCGCGAAATCCTACCTACCTTACGCATCCCACTGGTTAAGTTAGCCAGGCCACATAAAGCAATGGGCACAGTGCCTGACTTACACATAATGAGAGCTGAAGCAGAAGGCCTTGTATAGGTAAATCTTTGGGGGGATATACTAATAAATCCTAAAGCCAATTGGCACACTTAAGACAGAGCTACTGACCGTCTGCTGAGTAATACCAGGAAACACACAGACAGGCAGGGCTGCATCACCAGGCAGAAGGCCCAAGAAGGCTTGGAGACTGTGTCCAGAGATTGAGAGGAAACCGCATTTCTAGCTGAAGGCTCCAGGAAGGCTCTCCAGGGGCAGGGACTCCGAGCTATATCTAGAAGGATCTGCAGGTTCTAATGAGCAGAACTGTTCAAGTAGACGAGACTGCAGGGTTAAAGACCCAGAGACAAGACTGATGGGAAATTAAGAAGTAAAGGAAGGcgggactcctggctggctcagcgggtggagcgtgcaactcttgattttggggttgtgagttccagccccacgctggctgtaaagactactttaaaaaaaattacttaaaaataaaatatttcaaaaaataaaaaaagaagtgaggggaAGCTGGCTAAAAGGCTTTGTAGAGAAAGCTCAGGATCTGGGACTCCTGCAGGAAATGGGGAGTCTTTGAGGCACTTCACAGTggagggggagaagcagacagaccCGTttcaggcagggagagagaagagaagcttggaaaaggcagggaaagtGAAGAGGAGGGGGATGATGGTAAGGATCATGGGGGGAAAGGAGACTGTTCCCAGGGCCCTGTGgccaagggagggggcagagggaccaatgctttttctcattctgtttcaGCCAGCACCCTACAGCCCACCCCACTGCCCTTTCCAGGTAGgtgcccctgcctctcctgcccataccctgccctgcccccaggtACCCAGATGAGCAGATGGAAAGCCTCAGGGAATGACAACTAACCAGCCCTCCGTAACTCTAGATGCCCCCAAAGAGATTGCGCTagtctccccattttacagagagggagaaataagGCCCGGAAGGGACTGACCGTAAGGCTCCCACGGCTTCGCAGCAAGGTGGGCGTCCTGCACATCAGGCCCAGCAATCCCCCTGGTGCCAGCCCAACCCTCTCCACAGAGCTGAGGCTGGTGGGGGGCCCGAGCCGCTGCCGGGGGCGCCTGGAGGTCTTGCACGGCGGCTCCTGGGGCAGCGTCTGTGACGATGACTGGGATGTGGTGGATGCCAACGTGGTGTGTCGACAGCTGGGCTGCGGCCTGGCACTGCCCGTGCCGCGGCCCCTCGCCTTCGGCCAAGGCCGAGGCCCCATCCTGCTGGACAACGTGGAGTGTGGCGGGCAGGAAGCTGCGCTGAGCCAGTGCGGCAGCCGAGGCTGGGGCGTCCACAACTGCTTCCACTACGAAGATGTGGCTGTCCTGTGCGATGGTAAGCAGAGACCTGTGACCCGGGAGGGCGGGCAGCAGGGTTGTATGGACGAATGAAGGGACTGGCATGGCAGAAGAACAATCCAGAGGTGGCATTGCACGGTGTGGGGGAGGAGCCCCGGCCTTGTTGTCAGGGTCCCAGCGGCCCTTCTGCCTCATTGTGTGATCCTGGCTGAAGGAAAACCAGCATTATTGCTTCTATGTGGGGCCTTGATGGTTCCAGCCGAGCTCTCTCCccattttgaaaatcaaacaaTTGGGGTCAACACTGGCAGTGAccccattaaataaataaataaatttaaataaaacacagacgGTGGCTccatcccagagtttctgattctgcaggtctggggtggggcctgggaatttgcatttctagtaagttcTCAAGTAACGTAATGTTGCTCTAAGAACACAAAGAACTTGTCTGAAGCTACTGCTTTCTGGACTCAGGGGGCCCCTTCTCCTCTCATACCCCAGGGTTCCTGGCTTTGACCCTTTGTGTGGCCAGAGGCCCTATGGCAGTTACCTTAGGGGTGCATGCCCTGCCGCTCACACATCCGGTGTGAGGATGAAGAACAGAAAGATCCATGTAtcctcctcccttccaccctGCTTCCTTCCCAGAATTCTTGCCCACGCAGCCCCCAACAAGGAAAGTGTTAACCAGTAGGGCGCCCCCTACAACTCCCCAGAATGGGAAAGGTAAGTAAGGGCAACATGGGGACCACCTGGGTCTTAGGAGAAGGACCCCCAGAGGAGTCTGCCACCCTTACCTTTGATGGTGGGAAGAGAGGGATTACCGATGGGTGAGCTGGGACATTCCCTTCCCATCCTGCCCCTTGCAGGCCCCCAGGCTGCTCACAGTCTGGCTAGGGAAAGAGGAGGCATTCCTGTGGGATGATTAAAAATAGCACAGGGGCtccgactgacttcagctcaggtcatgatctcacggtttgtgagttcgagccccacgtccggctgtgcagacagctcagagcctggagcctgcttggggttctgtgcctccctctctctttgcccctcccccgatcacactctgcctctctatctctctttctctctctctttcaaaagtaaatatttaaaaatatatttaaaaaaaaagtcagcacaggggcacctgggtggctcgatcggttaagggtccaactcttgattttggctcacgtcatgatctcatggtttgtgggttcgagcccagtgttgggctctgtgctgacagtgcagagcctacttgggattctgtctctccctctctcctgctcctctctcttgcatgctatttctctcaaaataaataaacttaaaaaaaatagtcagctgagggcacctggatggcttaatTATTTACACAtaagactcttggttttggctcaggtcatgacctcactgtgagtttgagccctgtgtcaggctctgtgctcctggtgcagaacctgcttgggattctctctctctctctctgcactcctcccgcatactctctctctctctctcaaaataaacttaaaaaacagcaCAAGTTGCTAAAGAGGTGAGGACCGGAGCTTAATCCAATGGGAGACTCAGATATGTACAGAAATATGGATAATGACGGAGAACGAGAAAATGAAAAGTGCCCCCAAAGAGGGACAGATTAAATAAGCAAGGaagcccagaggaggaagagggtctCACCTACTAGAGATATGGGAGGGCTTCCTAGAGGAAGAATTGTTGGCAATGCACCGGGAAAGGTGAGGCTCCTTTCACTGCAGGAGTAAGTGAGGAAACAGCAGTGTGGACCGGTACCAGGAAGGTTGGTTTGAGGCAGAAAATGACCCAGTCAAAGCCAGTTTGTCCTGATCCCACAAACCTCCCCAATCTGGGACTGTGAGGAGGAAGTGCCTTCGGGTAATTGGGTGAGAAGCTTCTCCTTGGTTTTAGGTGCTGGGGCCCCATGCACTGTGGGTAGGTGGAGGGCCTGAGGCATTGGGGAAGCACTGGATtgggtgcactgttggtgggggaGGCACAGCCCTGTGGGAAATGCTCcggcccgccccccccaccaggtGAGGGCAGCGTGCGCCTGGTTGGGGGCGTGGGCCCGTGTCAGGGCAGAGTCGAGATCCTTCATGGTGGCCTGTGGGGCACGGTCTGCGACGACGACTGGGGGCTGCCGGATGCTGCCGTGGTCTGCCGCCAATTGGGCTGTGGGGCGGCCCTGGCCGCCACCACCAACGCCTTCTTCGGTTATGGCACGGGGCACATCCTTCTGGACAACGTGCACTGCGAAGGCAGCGAGCCCCGCCTGGCAGCCTGCCTAAGCCTGGGCTGGGGTGTGCACAACTGCGGCCACCACGAGGACGCCGGCGCGCTCTGCGCAGGTGCGGGctcgggggcggggctgggcggggACCGGGGCGGGGCCCCGTCCTGACGCgagcggaggcggaggcggagcggggccgggcggggcttGGTGGCTTCCCCCGATGCACCCCAGTGCTCTCCGGGAAGGCCCCAAAATTACTTTTAACGTCTCAGTACTGCTCTAGAAGTGCCTCTGAAAGTCCCAGTACTCTTTGTGGTAGGTTTCACGGTATTGTGCCACCAATACTCCAGAATTATTTAGCAGTACCCCAAGAAAGCCTCCGGAATTTTCTAGCAATTTCTAAGTGCTCTTCACGGAATACTCCAGAGTAAAGTAATAGTACTCTAGAATTACCCCAGAGCTACTCCAGAATTCTCTCACTGTAGCCCAGGTATGCCCCCAGAATTACCAAACATAGCCATCTGTAATCCTTTGTAATCTGTAACCACAATAGTGTGTTCACCCACCTGGTCCCTCTCccattttgagattttttcctGAGCAAATAGGAATAATAGGGCCAGTAATGGCACTTCACAGATGGACTCCACTCTGTAACATATAAATTGTTTGCTCTGCCTCACCGCACACCAGGGGCCATTATTCCTGgtttacagatgggaaagctgaggcccagTGAGGCGGAGCCTTACCCACGGTCACATAGTGAGTCCTGGCAAAGCCACAGCTAACCTTGCTGCACAGTCTCCAGCATGACTCTTGGCCTTTCTAGTCCTATTTTATCTGCAAGATGGGGATGAGTCTTGTGCTGTAAGCCCCTCAGGACTGTGCATGGCCCTCCCTGGTGGGTAaggccttctctgtctctccatcttgGACACACACTGGGCTTCTGAAAACACTGGAGAAACGGAAGCATGTGTGTCAAAGCCCTTTATAAACTGCAATGTGGACACCTGTGCACCAAAAGTAAATTACAAACACTGTCAAGTAGGGcagattcccccccacccccacccccaccccagcttgcgAGTAAAATCTGTTGTGCTCTCCACGGAGACCCTCCCATCCTCCCCTGACGGCGCAAGGCTGACCCGGACCCAAAACCTTGGCCTCTGAccctgctcccttctctcctgctctagTCCTGGGCCCCCCGACTCTCACCGCACTACCACCCTTGGCCACAAGAGAGGActgggcctggcacacagagCCAGAAGGTAAGGAGCCCAGCCTTCTGGGCTGGAATGGTAGGGACAAGGCAGACAGGGCTGGGAAATAGAAAGGCTGTTCTGGATCTACTGGAAGGCGGCCCTGGCTAGCCGACCAGGACTTTCCGCCCGATGGTAAAGAGGTGGGCGAGAGAATCACGAGCAGACGGAGCAAGGATGAAATCCAGAGCTCTGAAAAGTTCAGCAAGGTGGGAGGAGACAGTAAGAGATTTCTTCAAAGCTCTGAGGTACAATTTGGGTGGGTGCTGAGGTTGGAAATCGAGAGACCTTGTGAGAGGGTTGAGCTAAAGGTTGAATGAAGGCTAGAAGCACATTGGGAGTCCCGTCTGGAACTATCATTGAGATTCAAAGTAGACTAATGCCTGGAAATAGGATTCGGTTCATTCCAATCAAGTTTCCTGAGGACCACACCGGACTACACGGCGACACTAGGATTGAGGCTGAGTGTGGGGTGCAGGTGTGGTACAGCTGGGGGCCCGTAGGCATCGCTGTGCCCTGTTGTAGGCCAGAAGGCCTCCTCGTCCCCTTCACATGCTCTAGAGGCCCTGTCTCTGCAGCTACAGGAGTTGGTGCCCTGCCTTCCAGGGAGATGGCACTGTTCACCACAGCCACCTGGGTCGCGGGGAAGaaaagtaagtggcagagccagggttctgtgggggtgggagaggggtagggCTGGGGCTCTGTCCGGGAGCCAgcggccccagcccagcccctatGGCCACGGGCCTGTGCGCCCAGCAGGCGGGCGGCTGCGGCTGGTGGGCGGTCCGGGCCCGTGCCGCGGCCGCGTGGAGGTGATGTACGCCGGGGGCTGGGGCACCGTGTGCGACGATGACTGGGACTTCGCGGACGCGCGTGTGGCCTGCCGCGAGGCGGGCTGCGGGCCTGCGTTGGGCGCCACGGGCCTCGGCCACTTCGGCTACGGGCGCGGCCCCGTGCTGCTGGACAACGTGGGCTGCGCCGGGACGGAGGCCCACCTGAGCGACTGCTTCCACCTGGGCTGGGGCCAGCACAACTGCGGCCACCACGAAGATGCCGGCGCGCTCTGCTCAGGTGAGGTGGCGGCGGGACCGCGCAGAGGCGCGCAGAGGCGCGCACTGCCGCGCGGGCGGGGCCGCGCAGCACGGCCTCCCGGGAATGGGCGGGGCCGCGCGCAGACGCGTACTGCGGCGCAGGCGGGGTAAGGCTGCCTCTGAGAAATGGGCGGGGCCGTGCGTGAGGGCTCTCTGCGGCACTGCAGCGTGAGA includes the following:
- the SSC4D gene encoding scavenger receptor cysteine-rich domain-containing group B protein, which translates into the protein MGPSERPSTGWMHEEAEMRIDPQPAEKSRGRGLGDWSTGSSRLPPALSFLLLLPLASTLQPTPLPFPELRLVGGPSRCRGRLEVLHGGSWGSVCDDDWDVVDANVVCRQLGCGLALPVPRPLAFGQGRGPILLDNVECGGQEAALSQCGSRGWGVHNCFHYEDVAVLCDEFLPTQPPTRKVLTSRAPPTTPQNGKGEGSVRLVGGVGPCQGRVEILHGGLWGTVCDDDWGLPDAAVVCRQLGCGAALAATTNAFFGYGTGHILLDNVHCEGSEPRLAACLSLGWGVHNCGHHEDAGALCAVLGPPTLTALPPLATREDWAWHTEPEATGVGALPSREMALFTTATWVAGKKSGRLRLVGGPGPCRGRVEVMYAGGWGTVCDDDWDFADARVACREAGCGPALGATGLGHFGYGRGPVLLDNVGCAGTEAHLSDCFHLGWGQHNCGHHEDAGALCSGPEELGLQVQQDGSETTRAPTPRPRDGHLRLANGAHQCEGRVELFLGQRWGTVCDDAWDLRAATVLCHQLGCGQALAAPGEAHFGPGRGPILLDNVKCRGDESALLLCSHIRWDAHNCDHSEDASVLCQPL